The Anopheles merus strain MAF chromosome 2L, AmerM5.1, whole genome shotgun sequence genome has a segment encoding these proteins:
- the LOC121591742 gene encoding host cell factor isoform X1, protein MTANSDAVGSELVPASSAKHNAILRWKRVTNPSGPQPRPRHGHRSVNIKELMVVFGGGNEGIVDELHVYNTATNQWYVPATKGDVPPGCAAYGFVVDGTRILVFGGMVEYGKYSNELYELQATKWEWKKLRPKPPESGPPPCRRLGHSFTLVGDKIYLFGGLANESDDPKNNIPKYLNDLYILEIKNNQLQWEIPTTFGESPPPRESHTAVSWYDKKQKKFWLVIYGGMSGCRLGDLWLLDTDTMSWTRPRTSGPLPLPRSLHSSTLIGNRMYVFGGWVPLVLDDVKVEKHEKEWKCTNTLACLNLETMTWEELDLDTDEENMPRARAGHCAVGIHTRLYIWSGRDGYRKAWNNQVRVCCKDLWYLEVERPATASRVQLVRASTHSLEVCWQAVPSASYYILEVQKIPQAPPPPPPAPVATNTTPAIVASPSGATISSPASNAGSMSPAQIVSGSIGTTTGEPALQQPIIKPLAGRVSGTTPTTIAVPAGSIQSPTLQNPVVAQAGLGASPIHNPAGLQSPTNSNIGVATSPAHTVTSPVQRIVTKVQPAKPLQTAQKVLTTGSQILQQQPAQIVASSQGQSSAQTIQTAIVQTSQAQLAQLQHQPQTIRVVATGGTAISNAQQLTTGTGTPIRVLSSTGQQLRIGTAATGTMQQAGQTAVLRTAGPGIVSGAQLQTMQQRIVSAASGNTSTTATIGGKQIILQKPVTIVSGASGAGSTGSINTVNANQAQILTLVKTSQGVTMQTVPKMSVVQKTTGTVAGSIHQPQQQIITSNLLAGTGGTVVQQATVAGTTSGQKTTVIGGNVVKLMSGSGTIGGKQILMKNSNIVQVGKVGTNATGKPTIVLTNKAGQTIRGNQQVIVVTTPQGIRTVSGTVTSSASNFVTLSSSQVLNTITTTRATNIGGATVLQAASVPTASGTVSTLNAGTGNIVAASVASGGTTTTIGGQAIKLRTVQGGKPITFTMPVGGLQAGGQKITGTQIINMPQKLVSGKSVTVQLTPSVGGQKTVTIVPSGASGTTATSGTVTGQVGGGQKILMLPSKTTTRIVTQQQYQQIQLQQQQQLQLQQQQQQQQQQQQQQQQLQQQQQQQQQEHQVSTDAAFAALAAEAGMMETDGEGMEQLDGCFDVQLVDEHDDVHNFDEVDLLEQMETQTRETEVEMACNAHTTFPKALPMFTLEQLDGVDDSVITNRNNIKEEAVPLQNVTIRYVKPGLYGGSTTVGIESNNSVSGGDDSDSQNDNLVSDNQEEQQQEVNEMEQSEEQQAHESEMLEGMEDAAVQEEQEETHVDNASTSATAEGAEAQASAEGPVMISGEDFATEEEDGNFVAEDSQEHEEMTGVSDGIIPTGEPGDNDNANASVDEDMEESESHALDSLLEGESAGQSQQEMSFGGEPEEMQAMEQQHSAGSEVSGEEGTTNIEETSSALAIPHVPKTTVVSAPTASETEAANILTTIKSGEILSLHNAELLAGGSSGAGNENIIQLGSGSAATLLQSSGSENGQTITFKTESGENSGIPVAATVADGATVTLSDGTTFVTRLQTAGEQSALGIVSHSSPGNINLVGAVVKTEDSNNASSTTGHLDALAEAAASATSVLPSELMGDILSSPTSNVSQTSQQGASIKFLDPGTKQFTLVMQQAGADGTGSSAAGMVNNNGNSATPPSGKQTIGKAVIRSNSVGKTKEEKDEKTVKPKDESEIWHTVGIFKTVNHTVSNYVDASEWDSSIDGEMLSADNIPDLSELKRINLEPGCAYRFRVAAINSCGRGEWSDATPFKTCLPGFPGAPSAIKISKSPEGAHLSWEPPPSTTGDILEYSVYLAIKSQNATKDKVSTTAAQLAFVRVYCGSNNQCTVANQSLQTAHVDFTSKPAIIFRIAARNDKGYGPATQVRWLQDPQLSKSTTGMGGTPGVAGQTGGIVGKRLTDKSATIVANKRVKLGAPTAGTTNSSMMVSPQHHH, encoded by the exons ATGACGGCCAATTCAGATGCTGTTGGATCGGAGCTTGTACCGGCTTCGTCGGCCAAGCACAACGCAATATTACGATGGAAGCGAGTAACGAATCCTAGCGGTCCCCAACCTAGACCACGGCATGGGCATCGTTCGGTTAACATCAAGGAGCTGATGGTTGTGTTTGGCGGAGGAAACGAAGGAATTGTCGACGAATTGCACGTTTACAACACAG ctaCGAACCAATGGTACGTTCCTGCAACAAAAGGAGACGTCCCACCAGGATGCGCTGCTTACGGATTTGTCGTCGATGGGACACGAATATTAGTTTTCGGTGGTATGGTGGAGTATGGCAAGTACTCAAATGAGCTATATGAGCttcaagcaacaaaatgggAGTGGAAAAAGCTGCGTCCCAAGCCACCAGAATCGGGACCTCCGCCATGCCGTCGCTTGGGTCATAGTTTTACACTCGTCGGAGACAAGATTTATCTTTTCGGTGGACTTGCAAATGAAAGCGATGatccaaaaaataatattcccAAGTATCTGAATGATTTATATAttttggaaattaaaaataatcaactaCAGTGGGAAATACCGACAACCTTTGGCGAGAGTCCGCCTCCTCGAGAATCGCACACGGCCGTCTCCTGGTATgataaaaaacagaaaaagttTTGGCTGGTAATCTACGGAGGTATGTCTGGTTGTCGACTCGGGGACCTCTGGCTGCTGGACACGGACACAATGTCCTGGACAAGGCCTCGAACAAGTGGCCCGTTACCGTTGCCTCGTTCACTCCATAGCTCAACCTTGATCGGTAACAGGATGTACGTGTTTGGCGGCTGGGTTCCACTAGTCCTGGATGATGTAAAGGTGGAAAAGCACGAAAAGGAGTGGAAGTGTACGAATACACTTGCATGCTTGAATCTCG AAACTATGACCTGGGAGGAACTGGATCTGGACACCGACGAAGAGAACATGCCACGCGCTCGAGCAGGTCACTGTGCCGTAGGAATACACACCCGTCTTTATATATGGTCGGGTCGTGACGGTTACAGAAAGGCCTGGAACAACCAGGTCAGG GTGTGTTGCAAAGATCTGTGGTATTTGGAGGTGGAACGTCCTGCAACAGCATCTCGCGTGCAGCTAGTACGCGCGTCAACACACTCGCTCGAAGTATGCTGGCAAGCGGTGCCATCTGCTTCGTACTATATATTAGAGGTGCAGAAGATTCCTCAAGCTCCACCCCCACCGCCGCCAGCTCCAGTTGCCACGAATACTACACCAGCAATTGTTGCCTCTCCCTCTGGGGCAACCATCAGCTCTCCAGCATCCAACGCTGGTTCCATGTCTCCTGCACAAATTGTCAGTGGCAGCATCGGTACAACAACCGGAGAACCTGCACTCCAACAGCCGA TCATCAAACCGTTGGCTGGAAGAGTATCAGGAACTACACCGACAACTATTGCAGTACCGGCAGGCAGCATTCAATCGCCCACTTTGCAGAACCCAGTCGTCGCCCAAGCTGGTTTAGGGGCCAGTCCGATTCACAATCCGGCAGGATTGCAGTCTCCTACGAACAGCAACATAGGAGTGGCCACATCACCAGCACACACAGTCACTTCTCCAGTGCAAAGAATTGTCACTAAGGTACAGCCTGCGAAGCCGTTACAGACGGCTCAGAAAGTGCTCACCACTGGTTCACAGATTTTGCAACAGCAACCGGCTCAAATAGTTGCATCTTCACAAGGGCAATCGTCTGCTCAGACCATCCAAACGGCCATTGTTCAAACGAGCCAGGCACAACTGGCACAGTTGCAACATCAACCACAAACGATTCGTGTCGTCGCTACGGGCGGTACCGCCATTTCCAACGCGCAACAACTGACAACTGGCACTGGCACTCCTATTCGTGTGCTATCCTCCACTGGACAGCAATTGCGCATCGGTACCGCTGCCACCGGAACGATGCAACAAGCTGGACAAACTGCGGTACTTCGCACAGCTGGCCCGGGAATTGTCTCCGGAGCCCAGTTACAAACGATGCAGCAGCGTATAGTCAGTGCTGCATCAGGAAATACTTCGACAACGGCGACCATCGGCGGCAAACAAATCATTCTACAAAAACCGGTCACTATAGTAAGCGGAGCATCCGGTGCGGGAAGCACGGGATCTATTAATACCGTTAACGCCAACCAGGCCCAAATTTTGACGTTGGTCAAAACGAGCCAAGGCGTAACGATGCAAACTGTACCCAAAATGAGCGTGGTTCAGAAGACCACCGGAACGGTTGCTGGATCAATACACCAACCACAGCAACAGATTATTACGTCAAATCTACTTGCCGGAACTGGCGGTACTGTCGTTCAGCAGGCAACGGTAGCTGGAACAACATCTGGACAGAAGACGACCGTCATTGGCGGAAATGTGGTTAAACTGATGTCCGGATCCGGAACCATTGGTGGTAAACAGATACTGATGAAGAACTCGAACATTGTTCAAGTGGGAAAAGTGGGCACAAATGCTACCGGTAAGCCGACTATAGTGCTCACCAATAAAGCAGGTCAAACGATACGAGGAAATCAGCAGGTGATTGTGGTAACGACCCCACAGGGTATTCGCACAGTTAGCGGCACAGTCACGTCGTCGGCCAGTAACTTTGTGACACTGTCATCGTCACAGGTGCTGAACACTATCACAACGACGAGAGCCACAAACATTGGAGGAGCCACGGTCTTGCAAGCTGCTTCCGTACCGACTGCCAGTGGCACTGTTTCTACCCTTAATGCAGGAACAGGGAATATCGTAGCAGCGTCGGTAGCGTCCGGCGGTACTACGACCACTATCGGTGGACAAGCGATAAAGCTACGCACGGTACAAGGAGGCAAACCGATCACTTTCACTATGCCAGTCGGGGGGCTTCAGGCCGGAGGACAGAAAATCACGGGTACGCAAATCATCAACATGCCACAAAAGCTAGTTAGCGGCAAATCAGTTACTGTTCAGCTGACTCCGTCGGTTGGTGGTCAGAAAACAGTCACGATTGTTCCGTCCGGCGCATCTGGTACTACGGCGACATCAGGCACTGTGACGGGCCAAGTTGGCGGGggacaaaaaatattaatgctACCGTCAAAAACGACGACTCGCATCGTCACTCAGCAGCAATATCAGCAGATACAgctacaacagcagcaacagttgcagcttcaacagcagcagcagcaacagcagcagcaacaacaacaacagcaacagttacaacagcagcaacagcagcaacagcaagaaCATCAGGTATCTACTGATGCGGCGTTTGCTGCACTGGCAGCTGAAGCTGGCATGATGGAAACAGATGGAGAAGGTATGGAACAATTGGACGGCTGTTTCGATGTACAACTGGTCGATGAACACGATGATGTCCATAATTTCGACGAAGTAGATTTGTTGGAGCAGATGGAAACCCAGACCCGCGAGACCGAAGTGGAGATGGCGTGTAACGCGCACACGACCTTCCCGAAGGCTCTTCCTATGTTTACATTAGAACAACTTGACGGTGTTGATGATAGTGTTATTACCAACAGAAACAACATTAAAGAAGAAGCGGTGCCCTTGCAAAACGTAACTATCCGTTACGTGAAACCGGGACTGTACGGCGGATCAACGACAGTTGGGATAGAAAGTAACAACAGTGTGTCCGGTGGTGATGATAGTGACTCCCAGAACGATAACCTTGTTTCCGATAACCAGGAAGAACAGCAGCAGGAGGTAAATgagatggaacaaagcgaagagCAGCAAGCACACGAAAGCGAGATGTTAGAAGGCATGGAGGACGCTGCTGttcaagaagaacaagaagaaacgCATGTGGATAACGCATCAACTTCAGCGACAGCAGAAGGGGCAGAAGCACAGGCATCGGCGGAAGGACCTGTAATGATATCAGGCGAAGATTTTGCAACAGAAGAGGAAGATGGTAATTTCGTTGCAGAGGATAGCCAGGAACATGAGGAAATGACTGGTGTGAGTGATGGAATTATCCCTACTGGAGAACCAGGTGACAACGACAATGCCAATGCCTCTGTGGATGAGGATATGGAAGAGTCGGAAAGTCATGCGCTTGATTCTCTTTTGGAAGGCGAATCGGCCGGGCAGTCGCAACAAGAA ATGTCTTTTGGTGGCGAACCAGAAGAGATGCAAGCGATGGAGCAACAGCACAGTGCCGGATCGGAAGTCAGTGGCGAAGAAGGAACAACTAATATCGAGGAAACAAGTTCCGCTTTAGCCATTCCTCATGTTCCCAAAACTACCGTCGTTAGCGCTCCAACGGCATCAGAAACAGAAGCAGCCAATATTCTCACGACAATAAAAAGTGGAGAAATTTTGTCGCTTCACAACGCCGAACTTCTGGCTGGTGGAAGTTCTGGAGCTGGGAATGAAAATATAAT TCAGCTTGGTTCCGGTTCTGCGGCGACACTGCTGCAGTCGTCGGGCAGTGAGAATGGCCAAACGATCACATTTAAAACCGAAAGCGGCGAGAACAGTGGGATTCCGGTAGCCGCAACCGTAGCTGATGGTGCAACAGTTACCCTGAGCGACGGCACCACCTTCGTGACACGACTTCAAACAGCGGGCGAACAGTCTGCGCTGGGGATAGTGTCACACTCCAGCCCTGGCAATATCAATTTGGTTGGTGCTGTTGTAAAGACGGAGGACAGCAACAACGCATCATCTACAACTGGTCATCTGGATGCGCTTGCTGAAGCGGCCGCTTCGGCAACCTCTGTATTGCCTAGTGAGCTAATGGGTGATATTCTGTCTTCTCCTACATCCAACGTTTCGCAAACGTCGCAGCAAGGCGCATCGATTAAATTCTTAGATCCCGGAACGAAACAATTCACCCTCGTTATGCAGCAAGCTGGTGCGGATGGTACCGGTTCGTCTGCTGCAGGGATGGTGAATAACAATGGCAATAGTGCGACACCGCCATCTGGAAAGCAAACCATTGGCAAAGCAGTCATTCGATCTAATTCCGTTGGAAAGacaaaagaggaaaaagaCGAG AAAACGGTAAAACCGAAAGATGAATCTGAAATCTGGCACACGGTGGGCATCTTTAAAACGGTCAATCATACAGTTTCAAACTACGTCGATGCGAGCGAATGGGACAGTTCGATCGATGGCGAAATGCTATCCGCGGACAACATACCCGATTTAAGTGAGCTGAAGCGAATCAATCTGGAGCCCGGATGCGCCTACCGGTTCCGCGTCGCGGCCATTAATAGTTGCGGCCGTGGTGAGTGGAGTGATGCGACACCGTTCAAAACGTGCCTGCCCGGTTTCCCAGGCGCACCGTCAGCAATAAAGATTTCCAAATCACCGGAGGGTGCGCACCTTTCGTGGGAACCACCGCCATCCACTACGGGCGATATTCTGGAGTATTCCGTCTATCTGGCGATCAAATCGCAGAATGCAACCAAGGACAAGGTGAGCACAACGGCGGCCCAGCTGGCCTTTGTGCGCGTATACTGTGGATCGAACAATCAGTGCACAGTGGCGAACCAGTCCCTGCAGACGGCGCATGTGGATTTCACTTCGAAACCGGCCATCATTTTCCGTATTGCTGCACGCAACGATAAAGGATACGGACCAGCAACGCAGGTCAGGTGGCTACAAG ACCCGCAGCTGTCTAAATCCACAACCGGGATGGGTGGAACACCGGGGGTAGCGGGTCAGACCGGCGGCATAGTTGGTAAGCGGTTGACCGACAAGTCCGCTACAATTGTCGCTAACAAACGGGTCAAACTTGGTGCGCCAACTGCGGGAACGACCAACTCGTCGATGATGGTTTCACCCCAACACCACCATTGA